The DNA region TGTCGCGCGGCGCCGACCTGCTTTTCCATGCGCTCGCCGCCGGCGTGGTGATGGACGACGAGCGGCGCATCAAGGCGCTGCTGGTCGAAACCAAATCCGGCCGCCAAGCGATCCTCGGCCGCGTCTTCATCGACTGCTCGGGCGACGGCGATCTCGCCGCCTTCGCCGGCGCCGCTTACGAGAAGGGCGACGCGCATGGCGACCTGCTTTATCCGAGCATGATGTTCCGCCTGAACGGCGTCGATGCCGACAAGGCCGGCGAAGCCTGGCGCACCATTCCGGCGCTGATGGACGAAGCCGCCAAGCGCGGCGTCACCTTCCCGCGCAAGGGCGCCATCGTGCGGCCGCAGAAGCATTCCATCGAATGGCGCGTGAACGTCACGCAAGTGAAGAACGACGACGGCCACGCCGTCGATGCGACGGACGCCGTTCAATTCAGCCGCGGCGAGATCGACGGCCGCAAGCAGGCGCTCGACTTCTTCGCCTTCCTCAAGCGCGAGGCGCCGGGCTTCGCCGACGCCTATGTCGTCGACATTCCGCCGCAGCTCGGCGTGCGCGAAACGCGCCGCATCACCGGCCGCTATCAGTTGACGGCGGACGATGTGCTCACCTGCGCCAGCTTCGACGACACCATCGGCGTCAATGGCTGGCCGATCGAAGCGCATGTCGCCGGCGACGTCGCCTGGCGCTGGCCGGACATTCCCGGCTCGCGCGGCTTCAATCACCTGCCCTATCGCATGCTGACCCCGCCCGGCCTCGACAACCTGCTCGTCGCCGGCCGCTGCGCGTCGATGACGCATGAAGGCCAATCGGCGGCGCGCGTCTCCGGCGGCTGCTTCGTCATGGGCGAAGCCGCCGGAACTGCGGCGCACCTTTCGCTTGCCGGCAATAGCCCCTGTGCGGATATTGCCGTCGATCGCCTGCAAGAAACGCTCGAACGTGGCGGCGTCTATCTCGGCCGCGACGCATAACAGGAAACGACTCATGCTGGGACGCCTTGCCTTCTCCGCCCTTCTGCTCGTCGCCGCCGCGTTGCCGGCGCAATCTCAGGCGCAAGCGCCAAGCTGGCCGCCGAAGACCGTGCGCGTGCTGGTGCCTTTCGGTCCCGGCTCGACGCCTGACATCGTCGCGCGCCTCGTCGCCGAGGGCCTCGGCAAGAAGCATCCGGGCAGCGTCTTCGTGGTGGAGAACAAGCCCGGCGCCAGCGGCAATCTCGGCACCGACACCGTGGCGAAAGCCGCGCCCGACGGCACGACCATCGGCGTGTCGATCGGCGGGCCGCTCGCCATCAACACTTTGTTGTTCTCGAAGCTGCCCTACGATCCGCAGAAGGACATCGCGCCGGTGACACAGCTCATCACCCAGCCGAGCGCGCTCGCCGTCAATCCGGGGCTGAACGTCAACACCGTCGCCGAACTCATCGCGCTGCTGAAGGCCAACCCGGGCAAGTACAACTTCGCCTCCATCGGCAACGGCTCGCTGTCGCACCTCGCGATGGAAGCCTTGGCGATCAAGGCCGGCGTGAAGCTGGTGCACATCCCCTATCAAGCCTCGCCCGCGGCGATGACGGCGATCATGCGCGGCGACGCGCAGATGGGTTGTTTGCCGGCGATCTCGGTGACGCCGCAGGCGGCCAACGGCGCGGTGAAGATCCTCGCGGTGTCGACCGCCAAGCGCTCGCCGTTCCTCAAGGACGTGCCGACCTTGAAGGAAAGCGGCATCGACGTCGAAGCCGACGCCTGGATGGGCCTGATCGCGCCGGGCGCGACGCCGCCGGCGCTGGTCGAGGCCATCAACAAGGACGTCGTCGAGATCATCAAGCAGCCCAGCGTGGTCGACAAGCTCGCCACGCAGCTGATGGAGCCTGTCGGCTCGAGCCCGGCCGATTTCCGCAAGCTGATGAATGCCGAGATCGATCGCTGGGCGCCGGTGATCAAGGCCGCGGACGTGAAGGTGAATTGAAGCGCTCCGCCTTTCGCGCCCGACGGGCGCGGGGCGCGCGCGTTTTCCCTTGGGTGCCATGCGCCGGCGGCATTGTTGAAGCCGCCGCGCCGCTGTAAGCGAGACGTTCCGTCAACGCTCAGCAGCCGCGCCGCCCCGAGGTCCAATGCACAACGTTTCCATCCGCCCCGAGATCGTCGATCGTGTCGTCGCGCGGCGCGGCCGCCTGCACTGGTTCGACCAGCTCGATCCGCAGCGCACCGCCCTCGTCGTTATCGACATGCAGGAGACGTTCTGCGCGCCGGGCAGCCCGGCGGAAGTCGCCGTGTCGCGCAGCATCGTCGACCCGCTCAACCGCCTGACCCGGCGGCTGCGGCCGATGGGCGTGCCGGTGATCTGGGTCCTGCACGCCAACACGCATTCCAACGGCAAGAGCGATTGGGAAGTCTTCTTCAATCACGTCGTCGCCGACGACGTGCGCGAGCGCACGATGGAAAGCCTCGCCCCCGGCCGGCAGAAGGTCTGGAGCGGCCTCGAACAAGGCAACGACGACATCACGATCATCAAGAACCGCTACAGCGCGTTGGTGCCGGGCGCCTCTTCGCTGGAACGCGTGTTGCGAAACCTCGGCGTCGACACGCTGCTGATCGCCGGCACCAAGACCAATGTCTGCTGCGAGTCGACCGCGCGCGACGCGATGATGCTCGACTTCAAGGTCGTCATGCTGTCGGACTGCACGGCTGCTTTGTCGGACGACGAACACCGCGCCGCGCTGGAGACCATCATTCAGCAGTTCGGCGACGTTCTGACGAGCGATGAGGCGGTCGAAAGGTTGACGCAGGAAAGCCGTCGCCCGTAGCCATCTACCCACCCCACCGTGAACCGGCACGCCGGGATTGCGTCCCGGCGTCCATGGCAGCGCAAATGGCACACAACATAGGGAAGCGATACTGACCTATCTGCCGCGCCGCGCGTGATAGGGTGACTGTGAGACTTGTCGTTGACGCGCTCGAGGAGGGCTCGGTATGGCGATACGAAACATCTCACGCGAGACAATCAACATCGTCCTGATCGCCATCATGGCTTTATGCCTGATCGCGGCGTTGATCGCCGGAGCGGTCGGCATCGCCTGGACAGGCAGCCCTGCGGGAGCGACGGCGACGACCATCGCGGAAACCTCCTCTTGGCTCCTGGCGGCGGCGTTCTGCGCCACGCTCGTGATCGCGCTGGTCGAGGAGCATGACGACCGCCGCGGCGAAGGACGTGCGAGGCACATCTCATAGCGCGCCTCTTGCGCGTTTCCATATTACAGCGGAGATTATCGGCGCCTCATGTGGATGAGACGCAATGTGAGTCGATATTGAAAGGATGCGAGGCATGTCGCTGTCCCGTTTGATGAAGCCGATCCTTGCCTCCGTTACCGCCGCCGCGTTGTTCGTGACATCCGCCGACGCCTGTACCCGCGCGGTCTATCTCGGCGTCAACGACATCGTCATCACCGCCCGCTCGATGGACTGGAGGGAGGATATCCAAACCAATCTCTGGATCTTCCCGCGCGGCATGGCGCGCACCGGCGAGACCGGTCCCAACACCGTCAAATGGACATCGAAATACGGCAGCGTGATCGCCTCCGCTTACGACATTTCGACGAGCGACGGCGTCAACGAAGCCGGCCTCGTCGCCAATATCCTATGGCTGGTGGAATCGGAATATCCGAAATTCGATCCGAGCAAGCCGGGTTTAAGCATCGCCGCCTGGGCGCAGTACGTGCTCGATAATTTCGCGACGGTCGGGGAAGCTGTCGATGCGCTCAAGGGCGAGCCGTTCATCATCGTCAGCGACAACGTGCCCGGCACGAAACTGTTCGCCACCTTGCATCTGTCGCTCTCGGACGCGACCGGCGACAGCGCCATCTTCGAATATATCGGCGGCAAGCTGGTCATCCATCACGACCGCAAATATCAGGTGATGACCAACTCGCCCACGTTCGAGCATCAGCTGGCGCTCAACGCCTATTGGAAGGAGATCGGCGGCACCGTGATGCTGCCCGGCACCAACCGCGCGGCCGATCGCTTCGCGCGCGCGTCGTTCTACATCAACGCGGTACCGAGGTTCGAAGACCCGAACCTGGCGCTGGCGAGCGTGTTCAGCGTCATCCGCAATGCATCGGTGCCGTTCGGCATCAGCACGCCGGATCAGCCGAACATCTCGTCGACGCGCTGGCGCACCGTGGTCG from Pseudolabrys taiwanensis includes:
- a CDS encoding FAD-dependent oxidoreductase, encoding MTSSPAHLREPARDTPVFGEYDVVVLGGGPAGLAAAAAAAAHARRVLLIERYGFLGGMGTAAGVTNFCGLHANVFGEIKQVVHGVADDLLGRIDRLGGLNPPHRVFGKIDAQAYDTAVFKCAADDLLLSRGADLLFHALAAGVVMDDERRIKALLVETKSGRQAILGRVFIDCSGDGDLAAFAGAAYEKGDAHGDLLYPSMMFRLNGVDADKAGEAWRTIPALMDEAAKRGVTFPRKGAIVRPQKHSIEWRVNVTQVKNDDGHAVDATDAVQFSRGEIDGRKQALDFFAFLKREAPGFADAYVVDIPPQLGVRETRRITGRYQLTADDVLTCASFDDTIGVNGWPIEAHVAGDVAWRWPDIPGSRGFNHLPYRMLTPPGLDNLLVAGRCASMTHEGQSAARVSGGCFVMGEAAGTAAHLSLAGNSPCADIAVDRLQETLERGGVYLGRDA
- a CDS encoding Bug family tripartite tricarboxylate transporter substrate binding protein, yielding MGRLAFSALLLVAAALPAQSQAQAPSWPPKTVRVLVPFGPGSTPDIVARLVAEGLGKKHPGSVFVVENKPGASGNLGTDTVAKAAPDGTTIGVSIGGPLAINTLLFSKLPYDPQKDIAPVTQLITQPSALAVNPGLNVNTVAELIALLKANPGKYNFASIGNGSLSHLAMEALAIKAGVKLVHIPYQASPAAMTAIMRGDAQMGCLPAISVTPQAANGAVKILAVSTAKRSPFLKDVPTLKESGIDVEADAWMGLIAPGATPPALVEAINKDVVEIIKQPSVVDKLATQLMEPVGSSPADFRKLMNAEIDRWAPVIKAADVKVN
- a CDS encoding isochorismatase family protein is translated as MHNVSIRPEIVDRVVARRGRLHWFDQLDPQRTALVVIDMQETFCAPGSPAEVAVSRSIVDPLNRLTRRLRPMGVPVIWVLHANTHSNGKSDWEVFFNHVVADDVRERTMESLAPGRQKVWSGLEQGNDDITIIKNRYSALVPGASSLERVLRNLGVDTLLIAGTKTNVCCESTARDAMMLDFKVVMLSDCTAALSDDEHRAALETIIQQFGDVLTSDEAVERLTQESRRP
- a CDS encoding linear amide C-N hydrolase; translated protein: MKPILASVTAAALFVTSADACTRAVYLGVNDIVITARSMDWREDIQTNLWIFPRGMARTGETGPNTVKWTSKYGSVIASAYDISTSDGVNEAGLVANILWLVESEYPKFDPSKPGLSIAAWAQYVLDNFATVGEAVDALKGEPFIIVSDNVPGTKLFATLHLSLSDATGDSAIFEYIGGKLVIHHDRKYQVMTNSPTFEHQLALNAYWKEIGGTVMLPGTNRAADRFARASFYINAVPRFEDPNLALASVFSVIRNASVPFGISTPDQPNISSTRWRTVVDHKRKLYFFESALTPNTFWVDLKEIDFSKDTGKVKKLDLGPNQDHTFAGDATKDFVATPPFKFMGVQ